One window from the genome of Cryptomeria japonica chromosome 6, Sugi_1.0, whole genome shotgun sequence encodes:
- the LOC131069765 gene encoding transcription initiation factor TFIID subunit 15, whose protein sequence is MMGHMGAVVPSTASIYVCNLPPGTDETLLAEHFGTIGLLKKDKRTGRPKIWIYKDKISQEPKGDATVTYEDPHAAAAAVEWFNNTDFHGRIIGVFIAESKNKEPADQPLKLDVPHMTNAEEPQTEDSLGGLGDDTNDAWGGGGRGRGRGETAGKAWQQEGDWLCPNTSCGNVNFAFRGVCNRCGTARPAGSSGAGGMGGGRGRGRGNSESGRGRGVGGPPGLFGPNDWPCPMCGNVNWAKRTKCNVCNTSKPGHNEGGVRGGRAGGYKELDEAEIEETRRRRREAEEDDGEMYDEFGNLKKKFRAKMQQNETNQTVPGVGKAGWDDADLGVVEGREKNRDRGRDYHDRDRGRSRDGDGYNGHRYSGEGSDSYYVKDGSQDKKDSRYDYERGRSADRDHYGHRERERSRDRDRERDREKSRGKDRDRDRDRSRDYDRSRERDYDYDRDRDKDYSRERDRKSERSY, encoded by the exons ATGATGGGTCATATGGGAGCAGTTGTGCCCTCAACTGCATCAATATATGTATGCAACCTGCCTCCTGGAACTGATGAAACATTACTTGCAGAACATTTTGGAACTATTGGTTTGTTGAAG AAAGATAAAAGAACAGGTCGTCCAAAGATATGGATATACAAAGACAAAATTTCACAGGAGCCCAAGGGAGATGCAACAGTTACTTATGAAGATCCGCATGCTGCAGCTGCTGCAGTTGAATGGTTTAATAACACAGATTTTCATGGGAGGATTATTGGTGTTTTCATTGCAGAGAGTAAAAATAAAGAACCCGCAGATCAACCGCTAAAGTTAGATGTGCCACATATGACTAATGCTGAGGAGCCACAAACAGAAGACAGTCTTGGTGGATTAGGGGATGATACTAATGATGCCTGGggtggaggaggaagaggaagaggtcgGGGAGAAACTGCTGGAAAAGCATGGCAACAAGAAGGAGACTGGCTTTGTCCAAATACAAG CTGTGGCAATGTGAATTTTGCATTTCGTGGAGTTTGTAACCGTTGTGGAACTGCACGTCCTGCTGGTAGCTCCGGTGCTGGTGGAATGGGTGGTGGAAGGGGCAGAGGTCGAGGTAACAGCGAGTCAGGCAGGGGACGGGGAGTAGGTGGTCCTCCGGGACTTTTTGGTCCTAATGATTGGCCATGCCCAAT GTGTGGTAATGTCAACTGGGCTAAGAGAACTAAGTGCAATGTTTGCAATACTTCTAAACCTGGCCACAATGAAGGTGGAGTAAG GGGAGGACGGGCTGGTGGTTACAAAGAACTTGATGAAGCAGAGATTGAAGAGACGAGGCGGAGGAGACGAGAGGCTGAAGAG GATGATGGGGAGATGTATGATGAGTTTGGTAATTTGAAGAAGAAGTTTCGTGCAAAAATGCAGCAGAATGAAACCAATCAGACTGTGCCAGGTGTAGGAAAGGCAGGCTGGGATGATGCAGATTTGGGTGTGGTGGAGGGAAGAGAGAAAAACAGGGACAGAGGAAGAGATTATCATGATAGGGACCGAGGCAGGAGCAGGGATGGAGATGGATATAATGGCCATAGATATTCTGGTGAAGGGAGTGACAGCTATTATGTAAAAGATGGTTCTCAAGATAAGAAAGATAGTAGATATGATTATGAAAGAGGCAGAAGTGCAGATAGGGATCATTATGGTCACCGTGAAAGAGAACGGAGTAGAGATAGAGACAGGGAACGCGATAGGGAGAAATCAAGGGGGAAGGATCGTGACCGTGACCGAGACAGGAGTCGTGATTATGACCGTTCCAGAGAGAGGGACTATGATTATGATCGTGACAGAGACAAAGATTACTCAAGGGAAAGAGATCGCAAATCAGAGAGGTCCTACTAG